In the genome of Leptospira terpstrae serovar Hualin str. LT 11-33 = ATCC 700639, one region contains:
- a CDS encoding NAD(P)-binding domain-containing protein, with the protein MWSNLILLHSNDPTSNSLDEPGLEVWQTCQRSIAFGDRRLFPITESERFYKGYEVFHGFEAYRFLLEVVSGLRSKLFGESEIQAQFRDRFREEKVTESTFALSLLRLRDQILEHTKQIRSKYLTGLGRQTYGSVADSYLQKHKSVTLLGTGKLATSILPYLVSKEKEVRLIGRNQTKMSELQKEYSITTHHWEDYKPSTEAIVIASSFLPFDWESMIVNSSLILDFRETAFSESNYKNYIPLSKILNDLQNTDEQIQSVKMDLQFYLTELTREREEEQIHIMNGWEDLLV; encoded by the coding sequence ATGTGGTCAAACCTGATTCTATTACATTCAAATGATCCCACAAGTAACTCTTTAGACGAACCAGGTCTAGAGGTTTGGCAAACATGCCAAAGATCCATTGCATTTGGAGACCGCCGCTTATTTCCGATTACCGAATCCGAACGATTTTACAAAGGTTACGAAGTTTTTCATGGTTTTGAGGCGTACCGGTTTCTGTTAGAAGTTGTTTCAGGGCTTAGATCCAAACTTTTTGGAGAATCTGAAATCCAGGCACAATTTCGAGATCGTTTTCGAGAAGAAAAAGTAACTGAGTCAACTTTTGCACTCTCTCTCTTAAGGTTACGAGATCAAATTTTAGAACATACGAAACAAATTCGTTCCAAATATTTAACAGGACTTGGAAGACAAACTTATGGCAGTGTAGCTGATTCTTATCTACAAAAACATAAATCAGTAACTCTACTGGGAACAGGAAAACTCGCCACTTCCATCCTCCCTTATCTTGTTTCAAAAGAAAAGGAAGTTCGCCTCATTGGCCGAAACCAAACAAAGATGTCTGAATTACAGAAAGAATATTCAATCACAACTCACCATTGGGAAGATTACAAACCAAGTACGGAAGCCATTGTGATTGCCTCTAGCTTTCTACCGTTTGATTGGGAATCCATGATTGTAAATTCTTCTTTAATTTTAGATTTTCGTGAAACTGCATTCAGTGAATCCAATTATAAAAATTACATTCCCCTTTCAAAAATTCTAAACGATCTACAAAATACTGATGAACAAATCCAATCCGTAAAAATGGACTTACAATTCTATCTTACCGAACTCACTCGGGAGCGGGAGGAAGAACAAATTCATATTATGAATGGATGGGAAGATTTACTTGTCTGA
- the hemC gene encoding hydroxymethylbilane synthase: MSEIIKVGGRSSLLSRIQILSVTKALQQKNKTTEFQTVFRESAGDKDLKTPLWQFAGQGIFTKDLQDDLLNHKIDIVIHSWKDMDLRERKDTILVPVLAREDVRDVLLFKRNKWISAPTEITILTSSPRREHHIRDFVKSYFPTPINSFQVKIESVRGNIQTRLRKYLEHENGGILVAKAALDRILSFEDDENLIPELKDVKQLIRDTINLSLFMVMPSSIFPSAPAQGALAAEIRKDDKHLESLLREISDVNAELTANEERKILSRYGGGCHQKIGVSVLTRDYGRITFVRGETEDGKSLFTKELSNTPKLMFHRDEVWPPKAKMAARQRERLTYSIPKDVDVFVSRGYAFPLDLSVNPTNQILWSAGLSTWKDLALRGFWVNGTCDGLGESEPPMIDLLLGRKTNFIKLTHVDSDKNNSIYPVVPTYFVSAPEIPVPFDTSKIKAAYWRSGSEFDIVTKRFPELLDVIHFVGPGSTFKKIKQTIGEEAAETKVFVSLSFDSWVERYIKP; this comes from the coding sequence TTGTCTGAGATCATCAAAGTCGGAGGAAGGTCTTCGCTTCTTTCCCGAATTCAAATTCTTTCCGTAACCAAAGCACTCCAACAAAAAAACAAAACCACAGAATTCCAAACAGTATTTAGAGAATCTGCTGGTGACAAAGATCTCAAAACACCTCTTTGGCAGTTTGCAGGCCAAGGAATTTTTACAAAAGATCTCCAAGACGATTTATTAAATCATAAAATTGATATTGTCATTCATTCTTGGAAAGATATGGATCTAAGAGAACGGAAGGACACAATCCTTGTTCCCGTCTTAGCACGAGAAGATGTTCGCGACGTTTTACTTTTCAAAAGAAATAAATGGATTTCCGCACCAACTGAAATTACAATCCTTACTTCTTCTCCAAGAAGGGAACATCACATTCGTGATTTTGTAAAATCCTATTTCCCAACTCCCATCAACTCCTTCCAGGTCAAAATCGAATCAGTTAGAGGAAATATACAAACAAGACTGCGAAAGTATCTGGAACATGAAAATGGTGGAATCTTAGTAGCAAAAGCAGCTTTAGATAGAATATTGAGTTTTGAAGATGATGAGAATCTGATCCCTGAATTAAAGGATGTAAAACAACTCATTAGAGATACCATAAACCTCTCCTTGTTTATGGTAATGCCTTCTTCCATTTTCCCAAGTGCACCCGCACAAGGTGCTCTCGCTGCAGAGATTAGAAAAGATGACAAACATTTAGAATCACTACTTAGAGAAATTTCTGATGTAAATGCAGAACTTACAGCCAATGAAGAAAGAAAAATATTATCCAGGTATGGCGGTGGTTGTCATCAAAAAATCGGAGTTTCTGTATTAACAAGAGATTACGGTAGAATTACTTTTGTTAGAGGGGAAACCGAAGATGGGAAATCCTTATTTACAAAGGAATTATCAAATACACCAAAACTAATGTTTCATCGTGATGAAGTTTGGCCACCAAAGGCCAAAATGGCCGCAAGACAAAGAGAAAGACTTACATACTCCATTCCCAAAGATGTAGATGTATTTGTTTCTCGCGGTTATGCATTTCCACTTGATTTATCAGTAAATCCAACCAACCAAATTCTTTGGTCGGCAGGACTTTCTACATGGAAAGATTTGGCTCTCAGAGGATTTTGGGTAAATGGAACCTGTGATGGGTTAGGTGAAAGTGAACCCCCTATGATTGATTTACTTTTAGGAAGGAAAACAAATTTCATTAAACTCACTCATGTTGATTCAGACAAAAACAATAGTATTTATCCAGTGGTTCCAACATACTTTGTATCGGCACCAGAAATCCCAGTTCCATTTGATACATCCAAAATCAAAGCAGCCTATTGGCGCAGTGGTTCCGAGTTTGACATTGTTACCAAACGGTTCCCTGAATTATTAGATGTCATACATTTTGTGGGTCCAGGATCGACATTTAAAAAAATTAAACAGACGATAGGTGAAGAAGCCGCTGAAACCAAAGTTTTTGTATCATTATCTTTTGATTCTTGGGTAGAAAGGTATATAAAGCCATGA
- the hemB gene encoding porphobilinogen synthase — MKKQTLRLRSNQYLRNLGETGSLNVNKMIQPLFLAEGIDEKEPIKGLPEVFRDTHKSIFSQIESDLKAGVSQFLLFMVPKEKSDTGFPKNFYHSNISAIKKEFPNMFLWLDTCICSVTTTGHCCHFHKSGTIDLDLTLKRLSDLALIYADAGADGIAPSDMMDGRVGSHRKILDANEHSMVPIMSYSTKFKSNFYGPFRGAADSSPQFGDRSGYQLDVRDRDTAIHTSIRDKEEGADLLMVKPGMTAIDLIGPIKEKTGLPTGAYQVSGEYASLVYLAKEGFLNFEEGLKETWDVFRRAGSSYLITYGARIAQRLYS, encoded by the coding sequence ATGAAAAAACAAACACTTCGACTTCGTTCCAACCAATATTTAAGAAACTTAGGAGAAACAGGTTCACTTAATGTAAACAAAATGATCCAACCTCTGTTTCTTGCAGAAGGGATCGACGAAAAGGAACCCATCAAAGGGTTACCCGAAGTTTTTCGTGATACTCATAAATCAATTTTTTCGCAAATTGAATCAGACTTAAAAGCAGGAGTCTCTCAGTTTCTACTTTTTATGGTTCCAAAAGAAAAATCGGATACAGGTTTTCCAAAAAACTTCTACCATTCCAATATTAGTGCGATTAAAAAAGAATTCCCGAACATGTTTCTCTGGCTTGATACATGTATTTGTTCTGTGACCACAACAGGTCATTGTTGCCACTTCCACAAATCAGGCACAATTGATCTGGATCTAACACTCAAACGTTTGTCTGACCTTGCCCTCATCTATGCAGATGCAGGTGCTGACGGAATTGCACCTAGTGATATGATGGATGGTCGCGTGGGCTCTCACAGAAAAATATTAGATGCTAACGAACATTCCATGGTTCCTATCATGAGTTATTCGACAAAATTCAAAAGTAATTTTTATGGACCTTTCCGTGGGGCCGCAGATTCCTCACCACAATTTGGAGATAGAAGCGGATACCAACTGGACGTACGTGACAGAGATACTGCCATCCACACTTCCATTCGAGATAAAGAAGAAGGTGCTGACTTACTCATGGTAAAACCAGGGATGACTGCAATTGATCTGATAGGACCCATCAAAGAAAAAACAGGACTTCCTACTGGTGCTTACCAAGTGAGTGGCGAGTATGCCAGTCTTGTCTATTTAGCCAAAGAAGGTTTTTTAAATTTTGAAGAAGGATTAAAGGAGACCTGGGATGTCTTTCGAAGGGCAGGATCTTCCTATTTAATTACTTATGGTGCAAGGATCGCACAAAGGTTGTATTCATGA
- the hemL gene encoding glutamate-1-semialdehyde 2,1-aminomutase: MNSEELFLRSTQVVPGGVHSPVRSFASVGGTPVFFSEANGAYLKSVEGKDYIDYCLSFGPLLFGHRHPEIQEVVEDTVRKAWSFGACEPYSLELAEFITSRIPWAEKIRFVNSGTEAVMSALRVARAATGRSKILKFDGCYHGHLDQLLVKSGSGLAGLSSSDSKGIGPEIIQNTLVLPLDDEIALEELFQTQGNQIACLIIEPIPANYGLLPQRTEFLKKCRELTTKYGALLLFDEVISGFRVSFQGMAGITGIVPDLVCYGKIIGGGFPVGAYAGKKELMDLVAPSGPVYQAGTLSANPIGMRAGLKTLTKAWNENPYPGLETKTKKLTSGIVKLLAESGDSQWEAVTYGSLFWLKGKTEEPIRTVANIPADHKVKFATFFHKLLNHGVYLAPSGYEVGFLSTVHTDEIIEATLNKTMKALQEVK, translated from the coding sequence ATGAATTCAGAAGAACTATTTCTTCGTTCCACACAAGTGGTCCCAGGGGGAGTACATAGCCCGGTTCGTTCCTTTGCTTCCGTGGGTGGAACACCCGTTTTCTTTAGTGAAGCAAACGGCGCCTATTTAAAGTCAGTGGAAGGAAAAGATTACATTGATTATTGTTTGAGTTTTGGTCCTCTACTTTTTGGTCATAGACATCCTGAAATTCAAGAAGTCGTTGAAGATACAGTGAGGAAGGCTTGGTCCTTCGGTGCATGTGAACCTTATTCCTTAGAGCTTGCTGAGTTTATTACTAGTCGAATCCCTTGGGCAGAAAAAATCCGTTTTGTCAACTCAGGAACAGAAGCAGTGATGAGTGCCCTTCGAGTAGCAAGAGCTGCTACCGGCAGAAGTAAAATATTAAAATTTGATGGTTGTTACCATGGCCACTTAGACCAACTCCTTGTTAAATCAGGTTCAGGTCTTGCAGGACTCAGTTCCAGTGATAGTAAAGGTATAGGACCAGAAATCATTCAAAATACCCTCGTACTCCCGTTAGATGATGAGATAGCTTTAGAGGAATTATTCCAAACACAAGGAAACCAGATTGCCTGCCTTATCATCGAACCAATTCCAGCAAATTATGGACTTCTCCCTCAAAGAACAGAATTCCTAAAAAAATGTAGAGAACTCACAACAAAATACGGCGCATTACTTTTGTTTGATGAAGTAATCTCAGGCTTTCGAGTTTCCTTCCAAGGTATGGCAGGCATTACTGGAATTGTACCGGACCTAGTTTGTTATGGTAAAATCATCGGAGGTGGTTTTCCTGTGGGTGCTTATGCCGGAAAAAAAGAACTGATGGATTTGGTCGCACCAAGTGGTCCGGTTTACCAAGCAGGCACCCTATCTGCAAATCCGATTGGGATGCGTGCTGGTCTAAAAACTCTAACAAAAGCTTGGAACGAAAATCCTTATCCGGGACTAGAAACAAAAACAAAAAAACTCACTTCAGGAATTGTAAAATTACTCGCCGAGTCCGGTGATTCCCAATGGGAAGCAGTTACTTATGGAAGCCTATTTTGGCTAAAAGGTAAAACAGAGGAACCAATTCGTACAGTCGCAAACATTCCTGCTGATCACAAAGTTAAGTTTGCAACTTTTTTCCATAAACTTTTAAACCATGGTGTGTATCTAGCACCTAGCGGATACGAGGTGGGATTTTTATCCACGGTTCACACAGATGAAATCATAGAAGCCACTTTAAATAAAACCATGAAGGCCTTACAGGAAGTAAAATGA
- a CDS encoding uroporphyrinogen decarboxylase family protein produces MITTQFRNERFANALNLIPQNIPPIWFMRQAGRYHSHYRKLKETYSFMELCKQPELAAEVALGPVREFGFDVSILFSDLLFPLEALGMGLTYDPGPKLSFSLTSEHDLLRLKPYEEAIEGLKFQKEAVKRTREVLPNDVSLIGFVGGPFTLMTYASIGKHDGNLSFIKTNQNFVDKFYSILVPLLKQNIELQLQGGSELVMIFDTAAGMLDPFNFQRYVVGPITEFANRYPKQIGYYAKNSTEAQVRQIHEIPNLAGFGVDHRFSIQQTLTEFSGNGFIQGNFDQELLFAENSILKQKIKEYLQPIKDLDPEERKGWVAGLGHGVLQFTPESSIHLLIDETRKAFA; encoded by the coding sequence ATGATCACCACTCAATTTAGAAACGAACGATTTGCAAATGCTTTAAATTTAATACCCCAAAACATTCCCCCTATTTGGTTTATGCGCCAAGCAGGACGTTACCACTCGCATTATCGAAAGCTAAAAGAAACTTACAGTTTTATGGAGTTATGCAAACAACCGGAACTTGCAGCAGAAGTGGCTCTTGGACCTGTTCGTGAATTTGGATTCGATGTAAGCATTTTATTTTCGGATCTGCTTTTTCCTTTGGAAGCACTAGGGATGGGTTTGACTTATGATCCAGGACCCAAACTTTCCTTTTCTCTCACTTCCGAACATGATTTGTTACGTTTAAAACCTTATGAGGAAGCAATCGAGGGACTCAAATTTCAAAAAGAAGCAGTTAAAAGAACCAGAGAAGTTTTACCCAATGATGTTTCCTTAATTGGATTTGTAGGTGGCCCATTCACTCTCATGACTTATGCAAGCATTGGAAAACATGATGGAAATTTATCATTTATAAAAACAAACCAAAACTTTGTAGATAAATTTTACTCCATACTCGTACCACTTCTGAAACAAAATATCGAATTACAACTGCAAGGTGGTTCTGAATTAGTAATGATTTTTGATACTGCCGCAGGGATGTTAGATCCTTTCAACTTCCAAAGGTACGTGGTCGGACCAATTACAGAATTTGCAAATCGTTATCCAAAACAAATTGGTTATTATGCTAAAAATTCAACAGAAGCTCAAGTCAGACAAATCCATGAGATTCCGAATTTAGCAGGATTTGGCGTAGATCATCGATTTTCAATCCAACAAACACTAACAGAGTTTAGCGGAAACGGTTTTATCCAAGGAAACTTTGACCAAGAACTTTTATTTGCAGAAAACTCAATTCTCAAACAAAAAATAAAGGAATACCTTCAGCCAATCAAAGACTTAGATCCTGAAGAAAGAAAAGGTTGGGTGGCAGGTCTCGGACATGGAGTTCTACAATTCACTCCAGAAAGCTCCATCCACCTTCTCATAGATGAAACTAGAAAGGCATTTGCATAA
- the hemN gene encoding oxygen-independent coproporphyrinogen III oxidase, with the protein MKHLLEKYDTPAPRYTSYPTVPYWTDSPTLEECIQSLETHLSTKESKLALYLHIPFCETLCTFCGCNTSITKNHTVEEPYVAALKNELQLYAEKVTNLNGKNLSELHLGGGSPTYLSDYHLQSTIEFILNKLNPTEDPQYSIEVDPRRTRVSQLKLLQKLGFRRISLGVQDFDPEVQRLVNRIQPFELTENITLEARALGFDSVNFDLIYGLPKQTLDSMKYSIERTLELKPDRIAFYSYAHVPWIKASQRLFTEKDLPEAAVKRDLYEIGRSLLEKEGYREIGMDHFALPHDKLWKAFNTNKLHRNFMGYSESKTDVMLGLGSSSISETPDLFFQNQKLEMKYRKSVLEGTIPIFRGHKLTKSDQIRKQLILDLMTSWKVNVPSEMKSHVYNFLQEMELDRLVQWQGDSLSVTELGKPFLRIVAMAFDEKLQLSQPTKPVFSKAI; encoded by the coding sequence ATGAAACACTTGCTTGAAAAATACGACACACCCGCACCTAGGTATACTAGTTACCCAACAGTTCCCTACTGGACGGACTCCCCTACTCTGGAAGAGTGTATTCAATCTTTAGAAACACACCTAAGCACAAAAGAATCAAAACTAGCGTTATACCTCCACATTCCTTTTTGCGAAACACTTTGTACTTTTTGTGGTTGTAATACTTCCATCACCAAAAACCACACTGTGGAAGAACCTTATGTGGCAGCCCTTAAAAATGAATTACAACTCTATGCAGAAAAAGTAACAAATCTCAACGGAAAAAACTTGAGCGAACTTCACTTAGGTGGAGGAAGTCCAACTTACTTATCAGACTATCATCTCCAATCTACAATTGAGTTTATCTTAAACAAATTAAATCCTACAGAAGATCCTCAATATTCCATCGAAGTGGATCCAAGGAGGACAAGAGTATCTCAACTAAAACTTTTACAAAAATTAGGATTTCGAAGGATTAGTTTAGGGGTTCAAGATTTTGATCCCGAAGTTCAAAGGCTTGTCAACCGAATCCAACCCTTTGAACTTACAGAAAACATTACACTGGAAGCCAGGGCACTTGGATTTGACTCCGTAAATTTTGATCTTATTTATGGTCTTCCCAAACAAACATTGGATTCCATGAAATATTCCATTGAAAGGACATTGGAACTAAAACCCGATCGAATTGCCTTTTATTCCTATGCCCATGTACCTTGGATCAAAGCATCCCAGAGACTATTTACAGAAAAAGACCTTCCAGAAGCTGCCGTCAAACGAGACTTATACGAAATTGGTCGATCATTATTAGAAAAAGAAGGTTATAGGGAAATTGGGATGGATCATTTTGCTTTACCTCATGACAAACTGTGGAAAGCCTTTAATACAAACAAACTTCATCGAAATTTTATGGGATACAGCGAATCCAAAACAGATGTAATGTTAGGACTTGGTTCTTCTTCTATTTCGGAAACACCTGATCTTTTTTTCCAAAACCAAAAGTTAGAAATGAAATACCGTAAGTCCGTATTGGAAGGTACCATTCCCATTTTCCGCGGACACAAACTAACGAAATCTGATCAAATCCGTAAACAATTGATTTTAGATTTAATGACTTCTTGGAAAGTAAATGTTCCCAGTGAAATGAAATCTCATGTATATAACTTCTTACAAGAAATGGAATTGGATAGGTTAGTGCAGTGGCAAGGAGATTCCCTTTCTGTGACTGAACTTGGGAAACCATTTTTAAGAATTGTAGCAATGGCTTTCGATGAAAAATTACAACTGAGCCAACCTACAAAACCTGTTTTTTCAAAAGCAATATGA
- a CDS encoding protoporphyrinogen/coproporphyrinogen oxidase: MSEEIRIIGGGITGLFLAYHHTKRGDAVTLYESSNKLGGLIGTNTVEEGLVEFAANGVLLTDSMNSMLDDIGLTPLFPNNASKRRYFWTNRKLSRLPISILTGLRLLYTVCFKKLKFNEEQNFETWARHMFGSAITENIIEPAIGGVYGTRLESLQAESIFNQWDGSGSSTILKEILKNKRKTYGTVSFPLGMGDLISHLVDYLKPKIQIKTNVSLDSLEEILQWKGKVKLSISLKNLIPLLGNQIDREETPNLLSITTITRFGKNHLTIDPCFGILFGKNEGIHALGVLCNSDIFPGRANNDLHSETWIYPSVAKTDDKISWESILEEDRKQITGKTDSPKAVYITSWTGAFPAYDRKLFLFNKRLDVLESQWIAEGKDIRFFGNYRKGIGLRSLFESTSRE; encoded by the coding sequence ATGAGTGAAGAAATTCGTATCATTGGCGGAGGAATCACGGGACTCTTTCTCGCCTACCACCATACAAAACGCGGAGACGCAGTAACCCTGTATGAAAGTTCAAATAAGTTAGGTGGCCTTATAGGAACAAATACAGTGGAGGAAGGTCTTGTAGAGTTCGCAGCCAATGGGGTATTACTGACTGATTCCATGAATTCTATGTTAGATGACATTGGACTCACCCCTCTTTTTCCGAACAACGCCTCGAAACGACGTTATTTTTGGACCAACCGAAAACTTTCGAGATTACCGATCTCTATTTTAACAGGATTAAGGCTACTCTACACTGTTTGTTTTAAAAAGTTAAAATTCAATGAAGAACAAAACTTTGAAACTTGGGCGCGTCATATGTTTGGCAGTGCAATTACAGAAAACATCATCGAACCAGCCATAGGTGGAGTTTATGGTACAAGACTCGAATCTCTGCAAGCAGAATCTATTTTTAATCAATGGGACGGTTCCGGATCGAGTACGATTTTAAAAGAAATATTAAAAAACAAAAGAAAAACATACGGAACCGTTTCCTTTCCTTTGGGTATGGGAGATTTAATTTCTCATTTGGTGGATTATTTAAAACCAAAAATACAAATCAAAACCAATGTTTCGTTAGACAGTCTGGAGGAAATTTTACAATGGAAAGGGAAAGTAAAACTTTCCATATCATTAAAAAATCTAATTCCACTCCTAGGCAATCAAATCGATAGAGAGGAAACACCTAATTTACTTTCTATCACAACCATCACAAGATTTGGAAAAAACCACCTAACAATAGATCCATGTTTTGGAATTCTTTTTGGAAAAAACGAAGGAATTCATGCCCTTGGTGTATTATGTAATTCCGATATTTTTCCTGGAAGGGCAAATAATGATCTCCATTCCGAAACTTGGATTTATCCAAGTGTAGCAAAAACCGATGATAAAATTTCTTGGGAATCCATTCTCGAGGAAGATAGAAAACAAATTACAGGAAAAACAGATTCCCCGAAGGCTGTGTATATCACTTCATGGACAGGTGCTTTTCCGGCTTACGATCGAAAATTATTTTTATTCAACAAACGGTTGGATGTTTTAGAATCACAATGGATTGCCGAAGGGAAAGACATTCGATTTTTTGGGAACTATCGTAAAGGAATTGGACTTCGGTCTCTATTTGAATCGACAAGTAGGGAGTGA